The Megachile rotundata isolate GNS110a chromosome 6, iyMegRotu1, whole genome shotgun sequence nucleotide sequence AACACGAAATTATAACTCCGATAAAGGTAAATTTACGATGTGGAAACAATTAAGTTATTTATTTCGTATTGACGTACGATTTCGCTTTTTTTTCGTGAACTTTGCATTCTTCGACTTTGCGcgagaaaaataaaaaggaagGATGATTGCACGAAAGACTGCGGAAAATCAAGCATAAACTTTGTAAATAAGATTATGGAATTCAATGTTTCGGAAATGTCTATATCGAAACAGTGTATTATATCGAACTTGACCgtatcaaaattgaaaaatgagtaGAACCATGTGTAATGAATTGAATAATAGAGTTGATAGAGTTTTGAAAACATTAATCTGAACTGACATAATTAGTTTCGATATACACTCGATATTTCTCATGATGTCCTATCGTATTCTCTTTCCAAAATAACAACCTCCAGGTGAcacaaaaacattgataaatAACCATGTTCTATGTTTTACATTTCCGCCTAACAGTCTAAGGAGGATGGAATGGGAAAGGACAGGATCGAAAAGTTATTAACTTTCGTGACCTTATCTTGAGATATCGAAGGAAAACCATAAATGCAATAATCATTCGCGTATGAGAATCATAGAAATGTTGAAACTACCGTGGAACAAATGTCCTTAgctttgattttattaaaacaagaaTGATCCGAATTTGATTGGTTGAATTTAAGAAAACTTACCGTAACTTCCATAACCTTGAGTGGCTGCTGCAGGTTGGACATTGTAACTGTTACCCCATTGATGGTGTGGTGGTGGTGGAATTTGTTGTTGCTGAGGAGGAGCAGGAGGTGCACCCCAACCTTGAGAATTATACTGAGTAGTATACCCAGCGTATCCACCGGTCTGAGGACTTGTACCCCAACCCTGATACTGTTGCATCATGTTTCCTGGTGGACCCATCGGGCCACCCATCATAGGTCCACCCATTTGTCCGTTTGGACCACCCATAGGTCCCATATTCCCAGCCATTCCCATTGGAGGTCCACCCTGTTGTGGTGGACCCCACTGACCTTGATGACTATCATTCATTTTGCTCGAAGAATCTCGTGGTTCTGCGCGTTTGATTTCAACCTGAAATCAGAAAAGCAAACATTGTCATTCCTCTCGATAATTCGAGCCAGTAAATATAGTCGGAACGACTTAATTTTGATGGAATTTGAACAATTCCATTGATAACATTAACAGATGTTCACCGtgtgtatatacgtatatatatataaatatatataggtAAACTTTTGAAACTCGCCAAGTCTTACATAAATTCTAAATATATTCtaacttgtaatttttaatataacgcagaataattaatagtattctaaatgattttcttttaaattggcACTTACATAATAAAAACTAAACATACATTCGTTAAGAGTAACATAGCAatcgtgtaaaataaaataagtactATAACTAACACGAGCACGTAAAACTATGcgatatgtaataataaattaataataacatcgtgtacttattattattttacattacagTAAATCTATTAATGTGTATATACTAGTGTGTAGGATATGCTATACCTGTTTTCCGTTCAAGTTGACGAAATGCTCTGCTACACATCGGTCCACCGCATCTTCATCCTCGAAGCTGAGGAAGCCAAATCCTGCCGTCCAAAGGTGAGAGTATATCAAAACGTGCCCCACACATTTATagaacaaatacatttttctttttttctttaatataacCCCAATATGACtaaacttttaccaatctacCGTCAACGTTACAAttcgtttttattatatttttatttgtacatgTTCATTATTACATTGAGTAACTTTGTACTGTGTCGTTAACTAtcgttaattttaaaaaaatatacttttaaGTTACATGTAATTTTAGTACCAACTGAAGCATGCATCttcaaaagttatttaattccTACTGTACAAGAATTTATATACTAGCGTTGTTTTATACTAGTGTCTTGTATGCTCATAAACTTAAAATACTTAATCTAGAAAATTTATGATGGCTGATTTGAAGAAGCTGTCGAAGTACGATTTTATTCATTGCAGATAGTTATTCCGATATTAAAAACCATCGGATTAAAATAAAGGAAGATTATTAATTTCCCCTAAAAAAACgttgttaaattatatttgatattttcaacATGGCATATTTACTCACCccaaataattattatgaatcatatTCGATAAAATATACGCGTTAAATACACAGTTCGCGATATGTCATTTAAATGCTAATTATGCGAAATCATACATGGTATTAGACAAATAAGATGCATGAAAGACAAGACCGGATTTGAACTCATTAAATACACTAACTTCTTGAATGCAGCCAccaaaaatcaataaatatgtAAAGTAGAAAGGCAACAATGCCTTTTTAGGTGAATATAGATATGTACTAAATATTTAACTATAAAGATACCAGTGTTTAagcaaaaattttagaatattaacaAGCCACTGAAATTAATCATATCCTAATTTTAATGTTaagaatgtaataattataaaatgtatatttaattttaagaataattttctatacatatatggtgattaaagataaatataactaaatgaatttattattcattggacaaatatataataaaaaatagaatttacAACGTATCTTATTAGTAGCTTAACTTTGACTTAAGTTATGTACATGTAACTTATGTACTTAACAACCTGACAAAGCCTTAAGCTATCCTTAATGAAACTTAGCCAAAATTCAcactatgtataaatatatttaatataatttaatataacataaagTATCTTAACGTTTTTTTAAGGTAAGACAAGGCGAATTATTAAGAGTAGCAAAGTAGGATAAAAACACTACATAAATAACTATGTATAATACTATAAGTTTTTAATTTGTGGATAAAGCCTTAAAATATTTCgtaaatacatattaaaaacAAACAATACCAATCAAAAAGATTGTGAATTAGgatgtattaattataattattaaaggaAGCAAGAGCAGGGTCATTAAAAAAAAAGGGTAATCAAGCAGAGGAAGTTCAATGACCATAAATTATTAACTGGCttaagtacaaaaatatttttaattcttctatTAATTAGTTGCTAATTTTTTATACctatattgaatttttattgtaatattattcatcgaaattttgatactttattttaaataatgggTGTGCTGCATTCAAGTCAGAATTTTTGATCGAGTACATACAAAACTTTATCAATGTGTACGTACAATGTTTTCTTTATATGTACCTAATcatgtttattattttcattacatCGACTCTTTAACTATCACTGTACATTAAGCATAAAAAACATTTAACATCAGATGCCAAAAATACTTTActctgaataaatattttattctttcaagAATTCTGACTATATCTTTGGTCACACAGTAAATGATAATAAcccaattcaaatatttatgaagCATTGTTTTTCATAGTTTCTAttataattaaagtataatggactttctaattaattaatattctacATGTACGAAGAATACAATTTCATTATATAGAAACTATTTTCAACAATGCCAATGTACAAATGAACTAAATATTAGAATGTACTCACCTCTTGATTTCTTCTTTTCTTGGTCGTACATTATGACAACTTCCATAACCTTGCCATAGCGATTGAAGAAAGTCCTtaagtctgtctctgtcacgttACTTGGTAATCCACCAAGGAAAACCTTTGGAAAGCCCCCGCTGCGTTTTGGCTTTTGTTGAGTGCGTGGATTACAGGGTTTCGGATCGATctgtaacattaaaatattcaatattactGTAGCTTTATTGCGTTACTTATTTAGATCAAGTCGATGAGTTTTTTTTATGAAAGGTACTAACTGTGCGCCCATCAAGCTGATGTGGTCCATTTTGTAGAACCAAAGGGACATTAGCTGGATCACTAAATGTTACAAATCCAAATCCACGGCTACGGCCAGATTCAC carries:
- the Hrb27C gene encoding heterogeneous nuclear ribonucleoprotein at 27C isoform X1; the protein is MRVKTEMDDDEKGKLFVGGLSWETTQENLQRYFGRYGEVIDCVVMKNSESGRSRGFGFVTFSDPANVPLVLQNGPHQLDGRTIDPKPCNPRTQQKPKRSGGFPKVFLGGLPSNVTETDLRTFFNRYGKVMEVVIMYDQEKKKSRGFGFLSFEDEDAVDRCVAEHFVNLNGKQVEIKRAEPRDSSSKMNDSHQGQWGPPQQGGPPMGMAGNMGPMGGPNGQMGGPMMGGPMGPPGNMMQQYQGWGTSPQTGGYAGYTTQYNSQGWGAPPAPPQQQQIPPPPHHQWGNSYNVQPAAATQGYGSYGGPAAAASGGYGPTAGTGGAAGGGPGGSWNSWNMPQNGPPPGTQPPPQPPQPNSSQPNSNSNPSGPQGDMYSRQTTGSGAPGSSSSSAKTPDYANYSSAYGNYADTSYPQRSYQAGESNQGTEYGSSRLESVPAAPGTNDNYSGGGPQRGYSGSSSSSNNYHPYRR
- the Hrb27C gene encoding heterogeneous nuclear ribonucleoprotein at 27C isoform X2, giving the protein MRVKTEMDDDEKGKLFVGGLSWETTQENLQRYFGRYGEVIDCVVMKNSESGRSRGFGFVTFSDPANVPLVLQNGPHQLDGRTIDPKPCNPRTQQKPKRSGGFPKVFLGGLPSNVTETDLRTFFNRYGKVMEVVIMYDQEKKKSRGFGFLSFEDEDAVDRCVAEHFVNLNGKQVEIKRAEPRDSSSKMNDSHQGQWGPPQQGGPPMGMAGNMGPMGGPNGQMGGPMMGGPMGPPGNMMQQYQGWGTSPQTGGYAGYTTQYNSQGWGAPPAPPQQQQIPPPPHHQWGNSYNVQPAAATQGYGSYGGPAAAASGGYGPTAGTGGAAGGGPGGSWNSWNMPQNGPPPGTQPPPQPPQPNSSQPNSNSNPSGPQGDMYSRQTTGSGAPGSSSSSAKTPDYANYSSAYGNYADTSYPQRSYQAGESNQDTPIPKFKNTETGSPTFIPNGDAAPGPQRFSLTQHTNYHPYRR
- the Hrb27C gene encoding heterogeneous nuclear ribonucleoprotein at 27C isoform X3; this translates as MRVKTEMDDDEKGKLFVGGLSWETTQENLQRYFGRYGEVIDCVVMKNSESGRSRGFGFVTFSDPANVPLVLQNGPHQLDGRTIDPKPCNPRTQQKPKRSGGFPKVFLGGLPSNVTETDLRTFFNRYGKVMEVVIMYDQEKKKSRGFGFLSFEDEDAVDRCVAEHFVNLNGKQVEIKRAEPRDSSSKMNDSHQGQWGPPQQGGPPMGMAGNMGPMGGPNGQMGGPMMGGPMGPPGNMMQQYQGWGTSPQTGGYAGYTTQYNSQGWGAPPAPPQQQQIPPPPHHQWGNSYNVQPAAATQGYGSYGGPAAAASGGYGPTAGTGGAAGGGPGGSWNSWNMPQNGPPPGTQPPPQPPQPNSSQPNSNSNPSGPQGDMYSRQTTGSGAPGSSSSSAKTPDYANYSSAYGNYADTSYPQRSYQAGESNQGSLFPRRPVHFSEWMTRGLWT
- the Hrb27C gene encoding heterogeneous nuclear ribonucleoprotein at 27C isoform X4, which codes for MRVKTEMDDDEKGKLFVGGLSWETTQENLQRYFGRYGEVIDCVVMKNSESGRSRGFGFVTFSDPANVPLVLQNGPHQLDGRTIDPKPCNPRTQQKPKRSGGFPKVFLGGLPSNVTETDLRTFFNRYGKVMEVVIMYDQEKKKSRGFGFLSFEDEDAVDRCVAEHFVNLNGKQVEIKRAEPRDSSSKMNDSHQGQWGPPQQGGPPMGMAGNMGPMGGPNGQMGGPMMGGPMGPPGNMMQQYQGWGTSPQTGGYAGYTTQYNSQGWGAPPAPPQQQQIPPPPHHQWGNSYNVQPAAATQGYGSYGGPAAAASGGYGPTAGTGGAAGGGPGGSWNSWNMPQNGPPPGTQPPPQPPQPNSSQPNSNSNPSGPQGDMYSRQTTGSGAPGSSSSSAKTPDYANYSSAYGNYADTSYPQRSYQAGESNQDSDENKKNHTTRVVYRS
- the Hrb27C gene encoding heterogeneous nuclear ribonucleoprotein at 27C isoform X5, which produces MRVKTEMDDDEKGKLFVGGLSWETTQENLQRYFGRYGEVIDCVVMKNSESGRSRGFGFVTFSDPANVPLVLQNGPHQLDGRTIDPKPCNPRTQQKPKRSGGFPKVFLGGLPSNVTETDLRTFFNRYGKVMEVVIMYDQEKKKSRGFGFLSFEDEDAVDRCVAEHFVNLNGKQVEIKRAEPRDSSSKMNDSHQGQWGPPQQGGPPMGMAGNMGPMGGPNGQMGGPMMGGPMGPPGNMMQQYQGWGTSPQTGGYAGYTTQYNSQGWGAPPAPPQQQQIPPPPHHQWGNSYNVQPAAATQGYGSYGDMYSRQTTGSGAPGSSSSSAKTPDYANYSSAYGNYADTSYPQRSYQAGESNQGTEYGSSRLESVPAAPGTNDNYSGGGPQRGYSGSSSSSNNYHPYRR